One genomic segment of Pedobacter endophyticus includes these proteins:
- a CDS encoding cytochrome C oxidase subunit IV family protein, with the protein MSDHSHTNEGHEHGEHAGLSKGKIWQVFGILLLITVIEFIIALVLIPKGVMTQHIGNYIYIILTLLKAFYIVAYFMHLKYEKLGLQLCLTVSFIFIGYFIVLMLIEGGWLNLHMFSH; encoded by the coding sequence ATGTCAGATCACTCACATACTAACGAAGGTCACGAACACGGAGAGCACGCAGGTTTATCGAAAGGTAAAATTTGGCAGGTGTTCGGTATATTATTATTAATTACCGTAATTGAATTCATTATCGCTTTGGTGCTTATTCCAAAAGGTGTAATGACACAGCACATCGGTAATTACATCTACATTATCTTAACTTTATTAAAGGCATTTTACATCGTTGCCTATTTTATGCACTTAAAATACGAGAAGCTAGGCTTACAGCTTTGCTTAACCGTTTCGTTCATATTTATAGGTTACTTTATCGTATTAATGTTAATAGAAGGCGGTTGGTTAAACCTGCATATGTTTAGCCATTAA
- a CDS encoding COX15/CtaA family protein, with the protein MVSRSEQRFIRINFITIIVTLMVILAGGIVRSTGSGMGCPDWPKCFDRYIPPTDVSQLPANYKEKYVAGRLKKNEKFAKYLESMGNVALADSIRHDKSITLPEEFNAAKTWVEYINRLAGVLAGIFLALTAIYSFTYRKTAKRIIVLSILNILVVGYQAWLGSIVVSTNLAQWVVTVHMLLALVILAISIYTYNYAKQLNKAPSVIMYRILWLKGFLLFTVLISIVQIVLGTEVREAIDVIAKSFSYENRGAWITKVGSIFSYHRDMAILVTIANAVVYKMVIDRFSGKAAPLLTARFILITLLVQLLSGFALAYIAFPPAAQAVHILFSTLLFSLQFYLYLLVYRTRTYKQ; encoded by the coding sequence ATGGTCAGCAGATCAGAGCAGCGTTTCATTAGGATAAATTTTATAACAATCATCGTTACGTTGATGGTTATACTTGCTGGTGGTATTGTGCGCAGTACCGGATCAGGTATGGGGTGTCCCGATTGGCCTAAATGTTTCGATCGGTATATTCCGCCAACCGACGTTTCTCAGCTTCCGGCAAACTACAAAGAAAAATATGTTGCCGGTAGATTGAAAAAGAACGAGAAATTTGCAAAGTATCTCGAAAGCATGGGGAACGTAGCGCTCGCCGATAGCATAAGGCACGATAAAAGCATCACCCTGCCGGAAGAGTTTAATGCCGCCAAAACCTGGGTAGAGTATATAAATAGGTTGGCAGGCGTTTTAGCTGGCATATTTTTGGCACTCACCGCAATTTATTCATTTACGTACAGAAAGACGGCAAAGCGGATAATTGTATTGAGCATCTTGAATATTTTGGTAGTTGGCTATCAAGCCTGGTTGGGTTCGATAGTAGTTTCGACAAACTTGGCCCAATGGGTGGTAACCGTACACATGCTGTTGGCGCTGGTAATTTTGGCGATATCTATTTATACTTATAATTACGCCAAACAGTTAAACAAAGCTCCATCGGTAATTATGTATCGCATATTGTGGCTAAAGGGGTTTTTGTTGTTTACTGTTTTGATCAGCATTGTTCAAATTGTTTTGGGTACTGAAGTTAGAGAAGCTATTGATGTGATAGCTAAGTCGTTTTCTTATGAGAATAGAGGAGCCTGGATTACAAAAGTCGGTTCAATTTTCTCTTACCATCGAGATATGGCGATTTTGGTAACCATTGCAAATGCAGTAGTTTACAAAATGGTCATCGACCGATTTAGCGGTAAAGCCGCACCATTGTTAACGGCCCGTTTCATTTTAATTACGCTTCTCGTTCAGTTGTTAAGTGGTTTTGCTTTGGCTTATATCGCATTTCCACCCGCAGCGCAGGCAGTTCATATTTTGTTCTCGACACTGCTATTTAGTTTACAGTTTTATTTGTACTTGCTGGTTTACAGAACAAGGACTTACAAGCAATAA
- a CDS encoding cytochrome c oxidase subunit 3, which yields MNTVSQLDQVKTGPWNGGRSPWSVEYGKIMMWFFLLSDAFTFSSLLIYYGAQRFSKTTWPAPDKVFQSIPGIAEHGAPLVFVGIMTFILIMSSVTMVLAVEAGHRRSKKEVIGWMVATVIGGFMFLGCQAIEWTHLHHDGFWWGHIPSSEELKHFFNGPVSEIAAQQFANLFFTITGFHGFHVFSGVVINIIILIMTINGTFEKRGHYLMVEKVGLYWHFVDLVWVFVFTFFYLV from the coding sequence ATGAATACAGTATCACAATTAGATCAAGTTAAAACCGGGCCATGGAATGGTGGTCGTTCTCCGTGGTCGGTAGAATATGGTAAAATCATGATGTGGTTTTTCCTCCTGTCAGATGCTTTTACCTTTTCATCATTATTGATCTATTATGGGGCTCAGCGTTTCTCTAAAACGACATGGCCAGCACCAGATAAGGTTTTCCAATCTATTCCGGGTATTGCCGAACATGGCGCACCGTTAGTTTTCGTAGGTATCATGACCTTCATCCTGATCATGAGCTCGGTAACAATGGTATTAGCCGTTGAAGCAGGCCACAGAAGATCTAAAAAAGAAGTTATCGGCTGGATGGTTGCTACCGTTATCGGTGGTTTCATGTTTCTGGGCTGTCAGGCTATTGAATGGACTCACTTACACCACGATGGTTTCTGGTGGGGTCATATTCCTTCATCAGAAGAATTGAAGCATTTCTTTAACGGTCCTGTTTCCGAAATTGCTGCTCAACAGTTCGCAAACTTGTTTTTTACCATTACTGGTTTTCACGGTTTCCACGTATTTAGTGGCGTTGTAATCAATATTATCATTTTGATTATGACAATCAACGGAACCTTCGAAAAAAGAGGACACTATTTAATGGTTGAGAAAGTTGGTCTATACTGGCACTTCGTAGATTTAGTATGGGTGTTCGTATTTACATTCTTCTATTTGGTTTAA
- a CDS encoding cytochrome c oxidase subunit 3 yields the protein MVITMENIPDKFDPKPRKFIVWLFVVSSTIMFGGFTSYYLVFSASKGKGHGLILPDAFIYSSLVIIASSITLLLASRALKKLNFSLQRNLLWLTVILAIVFGVMQFSAWGSMVRTGATLVGNNAAISFIYVVSGVHLLHIIAGVGLIINALVGSYRDIPAAKSQFKMEIASIFWHFIDILWIYLYVFLLLNR from the coding sequence ATGGTTATTACAATGGAAAATATTCCTGATAAATTTGATCCAAAACCGCGAAAGTTTATCGTTTGGTTGTTTGTGGTATCATCTACCATTATGTTTGGGGGCTTTACCAGTTATTATCTGGTGTTCTCCGCCTCCAAGGGCAAAGGGCATGGGTTGATTTTGCCAGATGCATTTATCTATTCCAGCCTGGTTATTATTGCCAGCAGCATCACCTTGTTACTCGCTTCGAGGGCACTAAAAAAATTGAACTTCAGTTTACAGCGAAACCTGTTGTGGCTAACCGTTATTTTGGCCATTGTGTTTGGCGTAATGCAGTTTAGCGCATGGGGCAGCATGGTGCGTACAGGCGCAACGCTGGTTGGTAATAATGCAGCCATATCGTTCATTTACGTTGTTTCCGGAGTCCACCTTTTGCACATTATCGCCGGGGTAGGACTGATTATAAATGCCCTTGTTGGAAGCTACAGGGACATCCCTGCTGCCAAAAGCCAATTTAAAATGGAAATTGCCTCTATTTTTTGGCATTTTATAGATATATTATGGATATATCTGTATGTTTTTTTACTTTTGAACCGTTAA
- the cyoE gene encoding heme o synthase — protein sequence MKHILSDFSKLIKFRLSFTVVFSASISFLIGQKMQVGRGNIPTIDWGNWLILIAGGFLVTAAANCFNEIIEKDLDKLMSRTKDRPMPAGRMTTGQGLILGVFMAFLGTWLLGKLNLETGLLSVFSILLYAFAYTPLKRKSPIAVFVGAIPGALPPLIGYLAAFGSLKAEMFHEIDYYIAAILFLIQFVWQFPHFWAIAWVLDDDYKKAGFRLLPTKKRDKTSALLTFLSTLILIPVSLLPTIYGFGGYYIGALSLIAGLIFSWLALKLLMNRDLKAAKQVMFCSFFYIPAVQLGLLLNFIAK from the coding sequence TTGAAACATATACTTTCAGATTTTTCTAAGCTCATCAAATTCAGATTATCGTTTACGGTAGTGTTTTCTGCTTCCATTTCTTTTTTAATTGGACAGAAAATGCAGGTAGGACGAGGAAACATTCCAACCATTGACTGGGGCAACTGGCTTATTTTAATCGCTGGCGGATTTCTGGTTACAGCGGCGGCGAACTGTTTTAATGAGATTATAGAAAAAGATCTGGATAAGTTAATGAGCAGAACCAAAGACAGGCCAATGCCGGCTGGTAGAATGACTACGGGACAGGGATTAATCCTTGGCGTATTTATGGCTTTCTTAGGGACATGGTTACTCGGTAAACTGAACCTCGAAACAGGGCTTTTATCTGTTTTTTCGATTTTGCTGTATGCTTTTGCTTATACGCCATTAAAGCGGAAATCGCCAATTGCGGTTTTTGTAGGTGCAATACCCGGCGCATTGCCACCGCTTATTGGTTATTTAGCCGCATTTGGAAGCTTGAAGGCCGAAATGTTTCACGAAATCGATTATTACATTGCCGCAATATTGTTCTTGATCCAGTTCGTTTGGCAATTTCCCCACTTCTGGGCCATTGCCTGGGTACTTGATGATGATTATAAGAAAGCCGGATTTAGGTTGTTGCCAACAAAAAAGAGAGATAAGACCTCGGCTTTGTTAACTTTTTTGAGTACTTTAATTTTGATTCCGGTAAGCCTTTTGCCAACCATTTATGGTTTTGGAGGTTATTACATCGGAGCCTTATCATTAATAGCCGGGTTGATTTTTAGTTGGCTGGCGCTTAAGCTCTTAATGAACAGAGATTTGAAAGCGGCGAAGCAGGTAATGTTTTGTTCTTTCTTCTACATCCCAGCCGTGCAACTGGGCTTATTATTAAATTTTATTGCAAAATAA